Proteins encoded by one window of Moorella humiferrea:
- a CDS encoding small, acid-soluble spore protein, alpha/beta type, with amino-acid sequence MGKKKTDPESLALKLEVAAELGLLDKIKKEGWGALSAAESGRIGGMLARMKMGSAYMATLAGQPAIRDTVDDDTDAGSP; translated from the coding sequence ATGGGTAAGAAAAAAACAGATCCGGAATCCCTGGCCCTAAAATTGGAAGTGGCCGCTGAGCTGGGCCTGCTGGATAAAATAAAAAAAGAGGGCTGGGGGGCCTTGAGCGCGGCGGAAAGCGGCAGGATAGGAGGTATGCTGGCGAGGATGAAGATGGGTTCTGCTTATATGGCCACGTTGGCGGGCCAACCGGCCATCAGGGATACTGTTGACGACGATACGGACGCCGGCAGCCCTTGA
- a CDS encoding ferritin-like domain-containing protein, producing the protein MTELVNEVKLGVTKGTVVEDAVEANFKGETMEVGLYLAMARQAMREGYPEVAQVLEKIAWEEAEHAAHFAELNGKISASTKENLEKMLAGELGANKGKREAAVKAKENNLDHAHDFFDESSRDEGRHARALEGLLNRYFK; encoded by the coding sequence ATGACCGAACTGGTCAACGAGGTTAAACTGGGAGTCACCAAAGGTACTGTAGTGGAGGACGCCGTCGAGGCCAATTTCAAAGGGGAAACCATGGAGGTCGGCCTGTATCTGGCCATGGCCCGTCAGGCCATGCGGGAAGGTTACCCGGAAGTGGCCCAGGTACTGGAGAAAATCGCCTGGGAAGAGGCCGAGCACGCCGCCCACTTTGCCGAACTAAACGGCAAGATCAGCGCCAGCACCAAGGAAAACCTGGAAAAGATGCTGGCCGGCGAGCTGGGGGCCAATAAGGGCAAACGCGAGGCCGCCGTCAAGGCTAAGGAAAACAACCTCGATCACGCCCACGACTTCTTCGATGAATCATCCCGGGACGAAGGCCGCCACGCCCGGGCCCTGGAAGGTCTCCTCAACCGCTACTTCAAGTAA
- a CDS encoding GerAB/ArcD/ProY family transporter, producing the protein MLTREKIGTDEAFFLTVAAMIEVGTLMGARDIAEKVGVDTWLVSPLETLFSLAAVYILTHLAMKFPEEDFFGFSRKIVGRWLAWPLSLGLAFYWLALAAHVARITTDVVKNSLLARTPAEVVLASLLLAAAYLAAKGLEPLARACIIITIVTLPLLMLLFVLVLPHLRLDNFLPIMPRGPWPVLQLAFWRISNAEEMSLFLILVPFMQQPNEAWRAAGKGYLLIMAVVITVLTTCQGVLGAETLKRTVIPGLTVTQLAEFAGTFIERISLLFISLWILLAFPTVTALLWAGAYLAGSSMFKLKDYRPLVFFYLPFVFFLARLPKSNLEVKSFFYFLQPLGFAYLWVIPVFLYIIAVIRFPGRLKEKAGKFPGRKR; encoded by the coding sequence ATGTTAACCCGGGAAAAGATCGGCACCGATGAAGCCTTCTTTTTAACCGTCGCCGCCATGATCGAAGTGGGTACGCTGATGGGCGCCAGGGATATCGCCGAAAAGGTGGGGGTAGATACGTGGCTGGTTTCCCCCCTGGAAACCCTGTTCAGCCTTGCGGCCGTTTATATCCTCACCCATCTGGCCATGAAATTTCCCGAGGAAGACTTTTTCGGCTTCAGCCGGAAGATTGTCGGCCGCTGGCTAGCCTGGCCCTTGAGTTTGGGTCTTGCCTTTTACTGGCTGGCCCTGGCGGCCCATGTGGCCCGCATCACCACCGATGTGGTCAAAAACTCTCTGCTGGCACGCACACCGGCCGAAGTAGTCCTCGCCTCTTTACTTTTAGCGGCCGCCTATCTGGCCGCTAAAGGGCTGGAACCTCTAGCGCGGGCCTGCATCATCATCACCATTGTTACTTTGCCGTTGCTTATGCTCCTCTTTGTCCTGGTTTTGCCCCATCTCCGCCTGGACAATTTCCTCCCCATCATGCCCCGGGGGCCCTGGCCGGTCCTGCAACTGGCCTTTTGGCGCATCAGCAACGCCGAAGAAATGAGCCTTTTTTTGATTCTGGTGCCTTTCATGCAGCAGCCCAACGAGGCCTGGAGGGCGGCTGGCAAGGGGTATCTGCTGATCATGGCCGTCGTCATTACCGTTTTGACCACCTGCCAGGGCGTTCTGGGGGCTGAAACACTCAAGCGCACGGTAATTCCGGGGCTGACCGTCACCCAGCTTGCCGAGTTTGCCGGCACCTTTATCGAACGCATCAGCCTCCTTTTTATCTCCCTGTGGATTCTCCTGGCCTTTCCCACCGTTACGGCCCTGCTCTGGGCCGGGGCATATCTTGCCGGCAGCAGCATGTTTAAGTTAAAGGATTACCGCCCCCTTGTCTTTTTTTATCTGCCCTTCGTTTTCTTCCTCGCCCGCCTTCCGAAAAGCAACCTCGAGGTGAAAAGTTTTTTTTATTTTTTACAGCCCCTGGGTTTTGCTTATCTATGGGTAATACCGGTGTTCCTCTATATAATCGCCGTTATTCGTTTTCCCGGCAGGCTTAAAGAAAAAGCCGGGAAATTTCCCGGCAGGAAAAGGTAA
- the pfkA gene encoding 6-phosphofructokinase yields the protein MRTIGVLTSGGDAPGMNAAIRAVVRQAAALDMEVIGIARGYAGLIQGDFRRLNTGSVADIIHRGGTILLTARSEEFRTEAGRAIAVDNLRREGIEGLVVIGGDGSFRGALHLAQKGIQVIGIPGTIDNDIAGTDYTIGFDTAVNTAVEAINRIRDTATSHERIFIIEVMGRNSGQIALAAGIAGGAESILIPEYPVDYDRVVERIERGRHRGKLHSIIVVAEGVGSALEVGREIGRRTNLESRVTILGHIQRGGAPTAFDCLLASRLGAYAVELLAAGASGRMVGIAANELVDRDLEKVLQERKTIDPDLYRLAEVLAL from the coding sequence TTGCGGACCATAGGGGTACTGACCAGCGGCGGGGACGCTCCCGGAATGAATGCGGCCATCAGGGCGGTAGTCCGCCAGGCTGCCGCCCTTGATATGGAAGTTATCGGCATCGCCCGGGGCTATGCGGGATTAATCCAGGGCGACTTTCGCCGCTTAAACACGGGTTCGGTAGCCGACATTATCCACCGGGGCGGCACTATTCTGCTCACGGCCCGCTCGGAGGAATTTCGCACGGAAGCCGGCCGGGCTATAGCTGTGGACAACCTGCGGCGGGAAGGCATCGAAGGCCTCGTGGTTATCGGCGGTGACGGCTCCTTTCGTGGAGCCCTCCATTTAGCCCAAAAAGGCATTCAGGTTATAGGCATCCCCGGTACCATCGATAACGACATAGCGGGCACCGATTATACTATTGGCTTTGATACGGCCGTCAATACGGCCGTAGAGGCAATAAACCGCATTCGCGATACGGCGACGTCCCATGAGCGGATTTTTATAATAGAAGTTATGGGGCGCAACTCCGGCCAGATTGCCCTGGCCGCAGGAATCGCCGGCGGGGCGGAGTCCATCCTCATACCCGAGTATCCCGTTGATTACGACCGGGTGGTGGAGCGCATCGAACGGGGCCGCCACCGGGGCAAGCTCCACTCAATCATCGTGGTGGCCGAAGGTGTGGGCAGCGCCCTGGAAGTGGGCAGAGAGATCGGCAGGCGTACCAACTTGGAAAGCCGGGTGACGATTCTAGGCCATATTCAACGGGGTGGAGCGCCGACGGCCTTTGACTGCCTGCTGGCTAGCCGCCTGGGGGCCTATGCCGTAGAACTCCTGGCCGCCGGAGCGAGCGGACGCATGGTGGGCATCGCCGCCAACGAACTTGTCGACCGGGATTTAGAAAAGGTTTTACAGGAAAGGAAAACCATCGATCCTGATTTGTATCGCTTGGCGGAAGTGCTGGCACTGTAA
- a CDS encoding YeiH family protein produces MASKSLAAVRAGYGLGVIQGVGLAVVLAVVARQLALLPILNIMGSMVLAILLGIAWRTVMGVPATAEVGINYAGKKILRYGIILMGLRLDIPKIVAAGPRVVILAAFAVALAFGAITFLGRRVGLDKRLTLLIAAGTGICGAAAIAAVAPVVRSRDDETAVAVAVIALLGTLFTIIYTFIYQSIYLTSYQYGLLAGSSLHELAHVIAAAQAGGTAGTDIAILVKLARVALLVPVVLVLGLVFAPRHQQDAGRKWRQLQVPWFILGFLALSGLNTLAILPASLTAALIQIGVFLLTTAMAGLGLNVDVDMIKRVGAKGMFTGLAGSAILSLTLFLFIAFWAR; encoded by the coding sequence ATGGCAAGCAAAAGCCTTGCCGCCGTAAGGGCCGGCTATGGCCTTGGAGTTATCCAGGGCGTGGGCCTGGCCGTAGTCCTGGCCGTGGTGGCCCGGCAGCTGGCCCTCCTGCCGATATTAAACATCATGGGGAGCATGGTGCTGGCCATACTTTTGGGCATCGCCTGGCGAACCGTTATGGGGGTTCCAGCTACGGCCGAGGTGGGCATAAATTATGCCGGTAAAAAAATTCTGCGCTACGGCATTATCCTTATGGGGCTCCGTCTGGATATACCCAAGATAGTTGCCGCCGGTCCCCGGGTCGTTATCCTTGCCGCCTTTGCCGTTGCCTTGGCCTTTGGCGCAATCACCTTTTTAGGGCGCAGGGTGGGCCTTGATAAAAGGTTAACCTTGCTCATCGCCGCCGGGACGGGCATTTGTGGGGCGGCGGCCATTGCCGCCGTAGCACCGGTAGTCAGATCCAGGGACGATGAAACGGCTGTGGCGGTGGCTGTTATCGCCCTCCTTGGTACACTGTTTACGATAATTTATACTTTTATCTATCAATCCATTTATTTAACATCTTACCAGTACGGTTTATTGGCCGGGAGCAGCCTCCATGAATTGGCCCATGTCATCGCTGCCGCCCAGGCCGGCGGTACGGCCGGTACAGATATCGCCATTCTCGTAAAGCTGGCGAGGGTGGCCCTCCTCGTACCGGTGGTCCTGGTACTGGGTCTAGTTTTTGCTCCGCGCCATCAGCAGGATGCCGGTCGGAAGTGGCGTCAGTTGCAGGTTCCATGGTTTATTTTGGGCTTTCTGGCGTTAAGCGGCCTCAATACCCTGGCCATCCTGCCGGCTTCCTTGACGGCCGCCCTGATCCAGATCGGGGTATTTCTCCTCACCACGGCCATGGCCGGTTTGGGCCTCAACGTAGATGTGGATATGATTAAAAGGGTCGGCGCTAAGGGGATGTTTACCGGGCTGGCGGGTTCGGCCATCCTCAGTTTAACCCTTTTCCTATTCATCGCCTTCTGGGCGCGTTAA
- a CDS encoding YtrH family sporulation protein: MDDFFSRLLLIFFTALGVVLGAALIGSLAAVLVGQPPLRTMTRLALEIKIWAIAAAMGGTFSAIEILGQGLLEGQFRVLVKQVLFIIAAFIGAQIGYWLIHNLAGGK, from the coding sequence GTGGATGATTTTTTCTCCAGGCTCCTACTTATCTTTTTTACTGCCCTGGGGGTCGTCCTGGGGGCCGCTTTAATCGGCTCCCTCGCTGCCGTCCTCGTCGGGCAACCTCCTTTACGGACCATGACCCGTCTGGCCCTGGAAATAAAGATCTGGGCTATCGCCGCCGCCATGGGCGGTACCTTCAGCGCCATCGAAATCCTGGGTCAGGGTCTTCTGGAAGGCCAATTCCGCGTGCTGGTCAAGCAGGTGTTATTTATCATCGCCGCTTTTATCGGGGCCCAGATCGGTTACTGGCTCATTCACAACCTGGCCGGAGGTAAGTAA
- the mtrB gene encoding trp RNA-binding attenuation protein MtrB → MENRENVTAADFIAIKALENGVTIIGLTRGKDTKFHHSEKLDKGEIMIAQFTEHTSAMKIRGRALVLTKYGSLEAGE, encoded by the coding sequence ATGGAGAACAGAGAAAACGTAACTGCTGCCGATTTTATTGCCATAAAAGCCCTGGAAAATGGGGTAACTATTATCGGGTTGACCCGCGGTAAGGACACCAAGTTCCATCATTCAGAAAAACTGGATAAAGGCGAGATCATGATCGCCCAGTTCACCGAGCATACCTCGGCTATGAAAATTCGCGGACGGGCACTGGTGCTCACCAAATACGGGAGTTTGGAAGCGGGGGAGTGA
- a CDS encoding DNA polymerase III subunit alpha: MNNFVHLHVHSEYSLLDGACRIKDLVRAAGVMGMPALALTDHGVMYGAVDFYKAAREEGIKPIIGCEVYVAPRSRHDREPHKDDYQYHLVLLAADERGYRNLTALVSAAYLEGFYYKPRVDRELLSRHSEGLIALSACLAGEVPDWLLKDRPDKAREAAAWLRDVFGRENFYLELQDQGLREQRKINAGLVEISRRLDVPLVATNDVHYITREQARLHDVLLCIQTGKTLDDPNRLRFPNDQFYLKTAAEMVDMFKEVPSALTNTLAVAERCNFEFTFGRLHLPAYRVPEREDAASYLRRLCHEGLSRRYPSDDGRARQRLDYELSIIEQMGYPGYFLIVWDIVNFARRQGIPVGPGRGSAAGSLVAYCLGITSIDPLRYNLLFERFLNPERVSMPDIDIDLCFERRDEVIQYVQEKYGREHVAQIITFGTMAARGAVRDVGRVLGMPLSEVDRIARLIPLEPGITLERALATMPELQESYEKSEEVRELLDTARALEGMPRHASTHAAGIVITREPLIHYLPLQKNGEVVTTQFPMQVVEELGLLKMDLLGLRTLTVIERACRAVEANHGRLIDLDNLPLDDRDTYQLLASGETSGIFQLESGGMRAILRELKPERFEDIIALVALYRPGPLGSGMVEDFIERKHGRKPITYLHPALEPILRDTYGVILYQEQVMRIASELAGFTLGQADILRRAMGKKKPEVLAAQREHFLDGAHRKGIPVETAAKIFELMEYFAGYGFNASHSAAYAMVAYQTAYLKAHYPAELMGALLSSVAEHLDKMGPYLAECRRMGIKVLPPDVNESGIDFTVSGGHIRFGLAAVKNVGRTAVEAIIAAREAGGSFTSLLDFCRRVDSRHANKRVVESLIRCGAFSSLHPNRRQLLAVLDACFELAAQRQEERRSGQMSLLEMIPEDIAGPPMPEIPDFTMADILAMEKELLGFYLSGHPLEPYAATLKRAVSHTLAELADLSDGSQVVVGGLVGGMRRLITRNGETMAVLNLEDFGGQVEVVLFPRLYGKIRTWLAPEAVVLIKGRIDKQEEGVQILAEEIKQVSACRSAAPENNGEVGPRLYLKLADKGLRAALQEVLKAYPGDCPVYLYLSNEGRTFILDRRLWVNPVPALLSSLATLLGGQDKVKLVPEK; this comes from the coding sequence ATGAACAACTTTGTCCACCTTCACGTCCATAGTGAATACAGCCTTCTCGACGGGGCCTGCCGCATAAAGGATCTGGTCAGGGCCGCCGGGGTGATGGGGATGCCGGCTCTGGCCCTGACGGATCATGGGGTGATGTACGGAGCGGTGGATTTTTACAAGGCAGCTAGGGAGGAAGGGATTAAGCCGATTATCGGCTGCGAGGTTTATGTGGCGCCCCGTTCGCGCCATGACCGGGAACCCCATAAAGACGATTACCAGTATCATCTCGTGCTTTTGGCCGCCGATGAAAGGGGCTACCGCAACCTCACGGCCCTGGTTTCTGCCGCCTATTTAGAGGGCTTTTATTACAAACCGCGGGTGGACAGGGAGCTATTGAGCCGGCACAGCGAAGGCCTCATTGCTTTAAGCGCCTGCCTGGCTGGCGAGGTACCTGATTGGCTTTTAAAAGATCGGCCCGATAAGGCCCGGGAAGCGGCCGCCTGGCTGCGGGATGTATTCGGCCGCGAGAATTTCTATCTAGAACTCCAGGATCAAGGACTCAGGGAACAGCGGAAGATCAATGCCGGGCTCGTTGAGATAAGCCGAAGGTTGGATGTGCCCCTGGTGGCCACCAACGACGTTCACTACATTACCCGGGAACAGGCCCGCCTTCACGACGTCCTTCTCTGCATTCAAACGGGTAAGACCCTTGACGACCCCAATCGCCTGCGCTTCCCCAACGACCAATTTTACTTAAAAACGGCCGCGGAAATGGTGGACATGTTTAAAGAGGTACCTTCCGCCCTGACCAACACCCTGGCCGTTGCCGAACGGTGCAACTTTGAGTTTACCTTCGGCCGGCTGCACCTTCCTGCTTACCGGGTACCGGAGAGAGAGGACGCGGCAAGTTACCTGCGGCGTCTCTGCCATGAAGGTTTAAGCCGGCGTTACCCCAGTGATGACGGCAGGGCGAGGCAGCGCCTGGATTATGAATTGTCAATAATCGAACAGATGGGGTACCCGGGGTATTTTCTCATCGTCTGGGATATCGTCAACTTTGCCCGCCGACAGGGAATTCCCGTAGGCCCGGGCAGGGGTTCGGCTGCCGGCAGCTTAGTAGCCTATTGTCTGGGTATAACTTCCATCGATCCCCTGCGTTACAACCTCCTCTTTGAGCGTTTCCTCAACCCCGAACGGGTAAGCATGCCTGATATCGACATCGACCTCTGCTTTGAACGCCGGGATGAGGTTATCCAGTATGTACAAGAAAAATATGGCCGGGAGCACGTGGCCCAGATTATTACCTTCGGTACCATGGCCGCCAGGGGAGCCGTCAGGGATGTGGGTCGTGTTTTAGGCATGCCTTTAAGCGAAGTCGACCGCATCGCCCGGTTGATCCCCCTGGAACCGGGCATCACCCTGGAACGAGCTCTGGCCACTATGCCGGAACTGCAGGAAAGCTACGAAAAAAGCGAAGAGGTACGCGAACTCCTGGATACGGCCCGGGCGTTGGAGGGTATGCCGCGCCACGCCTCCACCCATGCCGCCGGCATTGTCATCACCCGGGAACCGCTGATTCACTACCTGCCCCTGCAGAAAAACGGCGAGGTCGTGACAACCCAGTTTCCCATGCAGGTGGTCGAAGAACTGGGTCTTTTAAAGATGGACCTTCTGGGTCTGCGTACCCTGACGGTCATCGAACGGGCCTGCCGGGCCGTTGAAGCAAACCACGGCCGCCTGATAGATCTGGACAACCTGCCCTTAGACGACCGGGATACTTACCAACTCCTTGCCAGCGGAGAAACCAGCGGGATCTTTCAACTGGAGAGCGGCGGCATGCGGGCTATATTAAGGGAACTCAAGCCGGAACGCTTTGAAGATATTATCGCCCTGGTGGCCCTTTACCGCCCCGGTCCCCTGGGAAGCGGTATGGTCGAGGATTTTATCGAGCGCAAGCACGGCCGAAAACCCATTACCTACCTCCACCCCGCCCTGGAACCTATCCTAAGGGACACCTACGGCGTCATCCTGTATCAGGAGCAGGTCATGCGCATAGCCAGCGAATTGGCCGGCTTTACCCTGGGTCAGGCCGATATTTTACGCCGGGCCATGGGCAAAAAAAAGCCGGAAGTCCTGGCCGCCCAGCGTGAGCACTTTCTTGACGGAGCCCATCGTAAAGGAATACCAGTTGAGACTGCCGCTAAAATATTTGAACTTATGGAATACTTTGCTGGCTATGGATTTAACGCCAGCCATTCGGCGGCCTATGCCATGGTGGCCTATCAAACGGCCTATCTCAAGGCCCACTACCCGGCAGAGCTTATGGGAGCCCTGCTTTCCAGCGTGGCGGAACATCTGGATAAAATGGGTCCCTATCTTGCCGAATGCCGCCGCATGGGCATCAAAGTTTTACCGCCGGACGTCAATGAATCCGGCATAGATTTCACCGTTAGCGGGGGGCACATCCGTTTCGGACTGGCGGCAGTCAAAAACGTCGGCCGTACCGCCGTAGAAGCCATCATCGCCGCCCGGGAAGCAGGTGGCTCCTTTACTTCCCTCCTGGACTTCTGTCGCCGGGTGGATTCAAGACATGCCAATAAAAGGGTGGTTGAAAGCCTTATTCGTTGCGGTGCCTTTAGCTCTTTGCATCCCAACCGGCGGCAGCTGCTAGCAGTCCTTGATGCATGTTTTGAGCTGGCGGCCCAGCGCCAGGAAGAACGCCGCAGCGGCCAGATGTCCTTGCTGGAGATGATACCGGAGGATATTGCAGGGCCCCCTATGCCGGAAATACCCGATTTTACCATGGCTGATATTCTAGCTATGGAAAAAGAACTGTTGGGTTTTTATCTAAGTGGTCATCCCCTGGAGCCCTATGCCGCAACTTTAAAACGGGCCGTGTCCCATACCCTGGCTGAATTAGCCGATTTATCCGACGGCAGCCAGGTGGTCGTCGGCGGCCTGGTCGGCGGAATGCGTAGACTTATAACACGCAACGGGGAAACCATGGCCGTACTCAACCTGGAGGATTTCGGCGGCCAGGTGGAGGTCGTTCTCTTTCCCCGCCTTTACGGCAAAATCCGTACCTGGCTCGCGCCCGAGGCGGTGGTTCTAATAAAGGGCCGTATCGACAAACAGGAGGAAGGCGTCCAAATTTTGGCCGAGGAGATAAAACAGGTATCAGCCTGCCGGAGCGCCGCCCCTGAGAATAACGGCGAGGTTGGGCCGCGGTTGTACCTGAAGCTGGCGGACAAGGGACTAAGGGCGGCGCTACAGGAGGTTTTAAAGGCTTATCCCGGCGACTGCCCGGTGTACCTGTATTTAAGCAACGAAGGGCGTACTTTTATCCTCGACCGCCGCCTCTGGGTCAATCCCGTGCCGGCGCTTTTGTCCAGTTTGGCCACCCTCCTTGGTGGGCAAGATAAAGTTAAATTAGTACCAGAAAAATGA
- a CDS encoding glutamate decarboxylase: MWTVIYIASSRKQALRLKEILAGEGIMVNLRPIGSCQMEEVGGYELLVPESEAEEANEILSTALIR, translated from the coding sequence ATGTGGACGGTGATCTACATTGCGTCCAGCCGGAAGCAGGCCCTACGCCTGAAGGAAATTCTGGCGGGGGAGGGCATTATGGTCAACTTGCGGCCCATCGGCTCCTGTCAGATGGAAGAAGTAGGCGGCTACGAGCTCTTAGTTCCCGAATCGGAAGCTGAAGAAGCCAATGAAATATTAAGCACGGCCTTGATCCGCTAA
- the coaD gene encoding pantetheine-phosphate adenylyltransferase, with translation MRVAVYPGTFDPITNGHLDIIRRAVEIFDRVVVGVAQDNYKNTLFSLEERVQLVRDVTRDWPTVTVKSFSGLLVDFARQEGAVAIVRGLRAVSDFEYEFQMSIMNKKLAGDLETVFLMTATEYSFISSSIIRQVASLGGCIRGLVPPEVEQALLKRYGFL, from the coding sequence TTGAGGGTAGCTGTATATCCTGGTACCTTTGACCCTATCACCAACGGACATCTGGATATTATCCGCCGGGCTGTTGAGATCTTTGATCGCGTCGTTGTCGGCGTGGCCCAAGATAATTACAAAAATACCCTGTTTTCCCTCGAAGAAAGGGTCCAACTTGTACGTGACGTGACGCGGGATTGGCCGACGGTTACGGTCAAATCTTTTTCCGGACTGCTGGTCGATTTTGCCCGGCAGGAAGGGGCTGTAGCTATCGTACGGGGTCTGCGGGCTGTATCGGATTTTGAGTATGAATTCCAAATGTCCATCATGAATAAAAAACTCGCCGGCGACCTGGAAACCGTGTTTTTAATGACGGCCACAGAATATTCCTTTATTAGTTCCAGTATCATCCGCCAGGTGGCTTCTCTGGGCGGATGTATTCGCGGCCTGGTGCCGCCGGAAGTTGAACAGGCCTTGTTAAAACGTTATGGTTTTCTATAG
- a CDS encoding YkvI family membrane protein gives MDKRYSTWRIAATYIGTVVGAGFASGQEVLQFFGYFGMWGIVGLILATALFIFFGYAVLRLGHQLAAESHLEVMNRAAGNWIGKAVDAITTFFLFGATAVMAAGAGAIFSQEFHLPSWLGSSLMILLTLITVLAGINKVISSISLVAPVLVATVVGISILTISQNLPVLLANLSWSLVPRAVVPFWLLAALLYVSYNLILSIAVLAPLGARSRSENLLPGALLGGLGLGGGAMAIVLALLATVPAATAVEVPMLHIAGSFNPFLRVFYSAVLLAEIYTTAVSSLYGFSARMARQGGKGFRWLAIGAGIVALISSQFGFSRLVGTLFPLVGYAGLLLLGALFHSILRQFWSTSQIAPATRAAPAPARKPLLEGYTGKDGEEKN, from the coding sequence ATGGACAAACGGTATTCTACCTGGCGGATCGCCGCCACATATATCGGTACCGTCGTGGGTGCCGGTTTCGCCTCCGGCCAGGAGGTACTGCAGTTTTTTGGCTATTTTGGGATGTGGGGAATTGTGGGTCTTATCCTGGCAACGGCTCTTTTTATCTTTTTTGGCTACGCCGTCTTACGCCTGGGACATCAACTAGCAGCCGAATCCCATCTTGAAGTGATGAACAGGGCCGCTGGCAATTGGATTGGTAAAGCGGTAGATGCTATTACTACTTTTTTTCTTTTTGGTGCTACGGCTGTCATGGCTGCCGGTGCCGGGGCTATTTTTAGCCAGGAATTTCACCTGCCGTCTTGGCTGGGCAGCAGTTTAATGATACTTCTTACCTTAATCACCGTTCTGGCGGGTATCAACAAAGTAATAAGTTCCATTAGTTTGGTAGCACCGGTTCTGGTAGCCACAGTAGTAGGAATAAGCATCTTAACGATATCCCAAAATCTACCCGTCCTCCTGGCCAACCTTTCCTGGAGTCTGGTGCCCAGGGCTGTTGTGCCTTTCTGGCTCCTGGCGGCCCTGTTATATGTTTCTTATAATCTCATCCTGTCGATAGCGGTACTGGCTCCCCTGGGAGCCCGAAGCCGTTCAGAAAATCTTCTACCGGGTGCCCTTTTGGGCGGCCTTGGCCTGGGAGGGGGGGCTATGGCTATTGTCCTGGCACTGCTTGCCACTGTCCCTGCGGCAACTGCCGTAGAAGTCCCCATGCTGCACATAGCCGGTAGTTTTAACCCTTTTTTGCGTGTCTTCTACAGTGCCGTTCTGCTGGCAGAGATTTATACTACTGCTGTTAGCAGCCTCTATGGTTTTAGTGCCCGGATGGCCCGGCAGGGAGGGAAAGGTTTTCGCTGGCTGGCAATAGGAGCCGGCATTGTGGCCTTGATATCTTCACAGTTCGGTTTTTCCCGTCTGGTGGGCACCCTTTTCCCCCTTGTCGGTTATGCCGGGCTTCTGCTCTTGGGGGCATTGTTTCATTCCATTTTAAGGCAGTTCTGGTCGACGTCGCAGATTGCCCCTGCAACGCGAGCTGCACCGGCTCCAGCCCGTAAACCCCTTCTAGAAGGGTATACCGGGAAAGACGGGGAAGAAAAGAATTAA
- a CDS encoding selenium metabolism-associated LysR family transcriptional regulator: MLDTQMLVFKAVAEQKSFSRAAQLLHLTQPAISLHIQTLEEYFGTRLLERSNRQVTLTEAGRILYNYAQELSRLYNEAQKALAEIGGKVRGQLVVGATLTIGEYLLPRFTGQFKKQYLDVDITVQIANTQEIIRRLLAGELDLSVIEGQIEHPNLIQEDFFQDELVIIVSTNHPWSCRGEITPEELQAEPLILREKGSGTRQVAEAGLKQVGLNPANLKVIMELGSTQAIKEAVEAGLGAAIISRLAVKKESRHNLLREVRLKGADFRRTFHLAYSRHKHHSAAAQAFLDFLRATPPLTRPEGDE, from the coding sequence TTGCTCGATACGCAAATGCTTGTCTTTAAAGCCGTGGCCGAACAAAAAAGTTTCTCCCGCGCCGCCCAACTCTTGCACCTGACCCAACCCGCCATCAGCCTCCACATTCAGACCCTGGAAGAGTATTTCGGTACCCGCCTTTTGGAACGCAGCAACCGTCAGGTCACCCTTACCGAGGCCGGGCGTATCCTCTATAACTACGCCCAGGAGCTCAGCAGGCTCTACAACGAAGCCCAAAAGGCCCTGGCCGAGATCGGCGGGAAAGTCAGGGGACAGCTGGTCGTCGGGGCCACCCTCACCATCGGCGAATATCTCCTTCCCCGTTTTACCGGGCAGTTCAAAAAGCAGTATCTCGATGTGGATATAACCGTTCAAATAGCCAACACCCAGGAGATAATCCGTCGGCTTCTGGCCGGGGAACTGGATTTAAGCGTCATCGAGGGCCAGATAGAGCATCCCAACCTTATCCAGGAAGATTTCTTCCAGGACGAACTGGTGATAATCGTCTCCACCAATCACCCCTGGAGCTGCCGCGGGGAAATCACTCCAGAAGAGCTGCAGGCGGAACCTTTAATCCTGCGGGAGAAGGGTTCCGGGACCAGACAGGTGGCCGAAGCCGGTTTAAAGCAGGTGGGTTTAAATCCGGCAAACTTAAAGGTCATAATGGAGCTCGGCAGCACCCAGGCCATTAAGGAAGCCGTGGAAGCGGGGCTGGGAGCGGCCATTATTTCGCGGCTGGCCGTAAAAAAAGAGAGCAGACACAACCTGCTCAGGGAAGTAAGGCTTAAGGGCGCCGATTTCCGGCGCACCTTTCACCTTGCTTACAGCCGCCATAAACACCACAGCGCCGCCGCCCAGGCCTTTCTTGATTTTTTGCGCGCCACCCCTCCGTTAACGCGCCCAGAAGGCGATGAATAG